In the Malus domestica chromosome 16, GDT2T_hap1 genome, one interval contains:
- the LOC103446174 gene encoding probable sphingolipid transporter spinster homolog 2 isoform X4 produces MAESQQREKQQEQHHHQPPPPTPTPPSDPPNPVMSESPISDSPRYPSWFTPKRLLVMFCVINLINYVDRGAIASNGVNGSIGICDPSGICTAGTGIQGDFKLSNFEDGSLSSAFMVGLLVASPIFASLAKSHNPFRLIGVGLSIWTFATAGCGGSINFWTIAICRMLVGVGEASFISLAAPFIDDHAPATQKTAWLAMFYMCIPTGIALGYVYGGFVGSSFSWRYAFWGEALSMLPFCVLAFVMKPLELKGLAPADTRKTLEPIEATSPLIEDAFVRTGTAGGSKMVNVMTMNDSDVTEKASWPSPAKKSLSQLSRFSRDMKALLLDKVYVANVLGYVSYNFVIGAYSYWGPKAGYDIYHMNKPDLWFGAITIVCGILGTLAGGLILDAVTATIYNAFKLLSVATFLGAIFCFSAFCVRNLYGFVVLFALGELLVFATQQAPVNYVSLRCVTPSLRPMAMAVSTVSIHIFGDVPSSPLAGILQDHVKNWRITTLAVTSVLFLASGIWFLATRVVLTKMVRKKSPRLRQSKNHLKRTELREQKTLLKHKLTIVNACKLLVSSIRMLKPI; encoded by the exons ATGGCGGAATCACAACAACGAGAGAAGCAACAGGAGCAGCACCACCATCAACCGCCTCCTCCAACCCCTACTCCGCCGTCCGATCCTCCCAACCCAGTTATGTCGGAGAGCCCCATCTCAGACTCACCTCGATATCCATCATGGTTCACCCCCAAAAG GTTGCTCGTGATGTTCTGTGTGATTAACTTGATTAATTATGTCGATCGAGGAGCAATAGCCAGCAATGGTGTCAACGGTAGCATTGGGATTTGTGATCCTAGCGGCATTTGCACCGCGGGTACCGGAATTCA GGGAGATTTTAAATTGAGCAATTTTGAAGACGGCTCTCTGTCATCTGCATTTATGGTTGGGCTTCTTGTGGCCTCACCCATCTTTGCATCGTTGGCAAAGAG TCACAATCCCTTTAGGCTGATTGGAGTTGGATTATCTATTTGGACATTTGCCACAGCCGGGTGTGGTGGTTCAATTAACTTTTGGACCATTGCAATATGTCGCAT GCTGGTTGGAGTTGGTGAGGCATCTTTCATTAGTCTTGCAGCACCATTCATCGATGACCATGCTCCTGCAACTCAG AAAACAGCATGGCTTGCTATGTTTTACATGTGTATACCAACTGGAATTGCCTTGGGCTATGTATACGGCGGATTT GTGGGATCCAGTTTCAGTTGGCGTTATGCATTCTGGGGAGAGGCATTAAGTATGCTTCCATTTTGTGTATTGGCTTTTGTGATGAAACCATTGGAGTTGAAAG GTCTTGCTCCTGCTGACACAAGAAAAACTTTGGAACCTATTGAAGCAACTAGTCCTTTAATTGAAG ATGCGTTTGTAAGGACAGGAACTGCGGGTGGATCTAAGATGGTCAACGTAATGACTATGAATG ATTCAGATGTCACAGAAAAAGCTTCTTG GCCAAGCCCTGCTAAAAAGTCTTTGAGCCAACTCTCAAGATTCTCAAGAGATATGAAAGCGCTTTTGCTCGATAAAGTTTATGTTGCTAATGTCTTAG GTTATGTGtcatataactttgtcattgGAGCCTACTCGTACTGGGGACCAAAGGCTGGTTATGACATTTATCATATG AATAAGCCAGATTTGTGGTTCGGAGCTATTACAATTGTTTGTGGAATTCTGGGGACGTTAGCTGGAGGGCTCATCCTTGATGCAGTGACTGCCACAATTTATAACGCTTTTAAG CTTCTCTCTGTTGCAACATTTCTAGGCGCAATATTTTGCTTCAGTGCCTTCTGTGTAAGGAACTTGTATGGTTTTGTAGTTCTCTTCGCATTGGGGGAGCTCCTTGTGTTTGCAACCCAG CAGGCTCCAGTTAATTATGTGTCTCTGCGGTGTGTGACACCAAGTCTTAGGCCAATGGCTATGGCTGTCTCAACTGTTTCAATCCACATCTTTGGTGATGTTCCTTCCTCGCCTCTTGCTGGAATACTCCAG GACCATGTTAAAAATTGGAGGATAACAACTCTTGCTGTGACATCTGTTCTGTTTCTTGCGTCTGGAATATGGTTCCTAG CAACAAGGGTAGTTCTGACGAAGATGGTAAGGAAGAAGTCTCCACGGTTGAGACAGTCAAAAAACCACTTGAAGAGAACAGAACTGAGGGAGCAAAAGACCCTGTTGAAGCATAAATTGACTATAGTGAATGCTTGCAAGTTGCTTGTTTCATCTATAAG AATGCTGAAACCCATTTGA
- the LOC103446174 gene encoding probable sphingolipid transporter spinster homolog 2 isoform X3, translating to MAESQQREKQQEQHHHQPPPPTPTPPSDPPNPVMSESPISDSPRYPSWFTPKRLLVMFCVINLINYVDRGAIASNGVNGSIGICDPSGICTAGTGIQGDFKLSNFEDGSLSSAFMVGLLVASPIFASLAKSHNPFRLIGVGLSIWTFATAGCGGSINFWTIAICRMLVGVGEASFISLAAPFIDDHAPATQKTAWLAMFYMCIPTGIALGYVYGGFVGSSFSWRYAFWGEALSMLPFCVLAFVMKPLELKGLAPADTRKTLEPIEATSPLIEDAFVRTGTAGGSKMVNVMTMNDSDVTEKASWPSPAKKSLSQLSRFSRDMKALLLDKVYVANVLGYVSYNFVIGAYSYWGPKAGYDIYHMNKPDLWFGAITIVCGILGTLAGGLILDAVTATIYNAFKLLSVATFLGAIFCFSAFCVRNLYGFVVLFALGELLVFATQQAPVNYVSLRCVTPSLRPMAMAVSTVSIHIFGDVPSSPLAGILQDHVKNWRITTLAVTSVLFLASGIWFLATRVVLTKMVRKKSPRLRQSKNHLKRTELREQKTLLKHKLTIVNACKLLVSSIRTFKVRVVVLLPPFPD from the exons ATGGCGGAATCACAACAACGAGAGAAGCAACAGGAGCAGCACCACCATCAACCGCCTCCTCCAACCCCTACTCCGCCGTCCGATCCTCCCAACCCAGTTATGTCGGAGAGCCCCATCTCAGACTCACCTCGATATCCATCATGGTTCACCCCCAAAAG GTTGCTCGTGATGTTCTGTGTGATTAACTTGATTAATTATGTCGATCGAGGAGCAATAGCCAGCAATGGTGTCAACGGTAGCATTGGGATTTGTGATCCTAGCGGCATTTGCACCGCGGGTACCGGAATTCA GGGAGATTTTAAATTGAGCAATTTTGAAGACGGCTCTCTGTCATCTGCATTTATGGTTGGGCTTCTTGTGGCCTCACCCATCTTTGCATCGTTGGCAAAGAG TCACAATCCCTTTAGGCTGATTGGAGTTGGATTATCTATTTGGACATTTGCCACAGCCGGGTGTGGTGGTTCAATTAACTTTTGGACCATTGCAATATGTCGCAT GCTGGTTGGAGTTGGTGAGGCATCTTTCATTAGTCTTGCAGCACCATTCATCGATGACCATGCTCCTGCAACTCAG AAAACAGCATGGCTTGCTATGTTTTACATGTGTATACCAACTGGAATTGCCTTGGGCTATGTATACGGCGGATTT GTGGGATCCAGTTTCAGTTGGCGTTATGCATTCTGGGGAGAGGCATTAAGTATGCTTCCATTTTGTGTATTGGCTTTTGTGATGAAACCATTGGAGTTGAAAG GTCTTGCTCCTGCTGACACAAGAAAAACTTTGGAACCTATTGAAGCAACTAGTCCTTTAATTGAAG ATGCGTTTGTAAGGACAGGAACTGCGGGTGGATCTAAGATGGTCAACGTAATGACTATGAATG ATTCAGATGTCACAGAAAAAGCTTCTTG GCCAAGCCCTGCTAAAAAGTCTTTGAGCCAACTCTCAAGATTCTCAAGAGATATGAAAGCGCTTTTGCTCGATAAAGTTTATGTTGCTAATGTCTTAG GTTATGTGtcatataactttgtcattgGAGCCTACTCGTACTGGGGACCAAAGGCTGGTTATGACATTTATCATATG AATAAGCCAGATTTGTGGTTCGGAGCTATTACAATTGTTTGTGGAATTCTGGGGACGTTAGCTGGAGGGCTCATCCTTGATGCAGTGACTGCCACAATTTATAACGCTTTTAAG CTTCTCTCTGTTGCAACATTTCTAGGCGCAATATTTTGCTTCAGTGCCTTCTGTGTAAGGAACTTGTATGGTTTTGTAGTTCTCTTCGCATTGGGGGAGCTCCTTGTGTTTGCAACCCAG CAGGCTCCAGTTAATTATGTGTCTCTGCGGTGTGTGACACCAAGTCTTAGGCCAATGGCTATGGCTGTCTCAACTGTTTCAATCCACATCTTTGGTGATGTTCCTTCCTCGCCTCTTGCTGGAATACTCCAG GACCATGTTAAAAATTGGAGGATAACAACTCTTGCTGTGACATCTGTTCTGTTTCTTGCGTCTGGAATATGGTTCCTAG CAACAAGGGTAGTTCTGACGAAGATGGTAAGGAAGAAGTCTCCACGGTTGAGACAGTCAAAAAACCACTTGAAGAGAACAGAACTGAGGGAGCAAAAGACCCTGTTGAAGCATAAATTGACTATAGTGAATGCTTGCAAGTTGCTTGTTTCATCTATAAG AACTTTCAAGGTGAGAGTTGTAGTGCTGCTTCCGCCGTTTCCAGATTAG
- the LOC103446174 gene encoding probable sphingolipid transporter spinster homolog 2 isoform X5 yields the protein MAESQQREKQQEQHHHQPPPPTPTPPSDPPNPVMSESPISDSPRYPSWFTPKRLLVMFCVINLINYVDRGAIASNGVNGSIGICDPSGICTAGTGIQGDFKLSNFEDGSLSSAFMVGLLVASPIFASLAKSHNPFRLIGVGLSIWTFATAGCGGSINFWTIAICRMLVGVGEASFISLAAPFIDDHAPATQKTAWLAMFYMCIPTGIALGYVYGGFVGSSFSWRYAFWGEALSMLPFCVLAFVMKPLELKGLAPADTRKTLEPIEATSPLIEDSDVTEKASWPSPAKKSLSQLSRFSRDMKALLLDKVYVANVLGYVSYNFVIGAYSYWGPKAGYDIYHMNKPDLWFGAITIVCGILGTLAGGLILDAVTATIYNAFKLLSVATFLGAIFCFSAFCVRNLYGFVVLFALGELLVFATQQAPVNYVSLRCVTPSLRPMAMAVSTVSIHIFGDVPSSPLAGILQDHVKNWRITTLAVTSVLFLASGIWFLATRVVLTKMVRKKSPRLRQSKNHLKRTELREQKTLLKHKLTIVNACKLLVSSIRVYGVKRLIFSQLNELEFMS from the exons ATGGCGGAATCACAACAACGAGAGAAGCAACAGGAGCAGCACCACCATCAACCGCCTCCTCCAACCCCTACTCCGCCGTCCGATCCTCCCAACCCAGTTATGTCGGAGAGCCCCATCTCAGACTCACCTCGATATCCATCATGGTTCACCCCCAAAAG GTTGCTCGTGATGTTCTGTGTGATTAACTTGATTAATTATGTCGATCGAGGAGCAATAGCCAGCAATGGTGTCAACGGTAGCATTGGGATTTGTGATCCTAGCGGCATTTGCACCGCGGGTACCGGAATTCA GGGAGATTTTAAATTGAGCAATTTTGAAGACGGCTCTCTGTCATCTGCATTTATGGTTGGGCTTCTTGTGGCCTCACCCATCTTTGCATCGTTGGCAAAGAG TCACAATCCCTTTAGGCTGATTGGAGTTGGATTATCTATTTGGACATTTGCCACAGCCGGGTGTGGTGGTTCAATTAACTTTTGGACCATTGCAATATGTCGCAT GCTGGTTGGAGTTGGTGAGGCATCTTTCATTAGTCTTGCAGCACCATTCATCGATGACCATGCTCCTGCAACTCAG AAAACAGCATGGCTTGCTATGTTTTACATGTGTATACCAACTGGAATTGCCTTGGGCTATGTATACGGCGGATTT GTGGGATCCAGTTTCAGTTGGCGTTATGCATTCTGGGGAGAGGCATTAAGTATGCTTCCATTTTGTGTATTGGCTTTTGTGATGAAACCATTGGAGTTGAAAG GTCTTGCTCCTGCTGACACAAGAAAAACTTTGGAACCTATTGAAGCAACTAGTCCTTTAATTGAAG ATTCAGATGTCACAGAAAAAGCTTCTTG GCCAAGCCCTGCTAAAAAGTCTTTGAGCCAACTCTCAAGATTCTCAAGAGATATGAAAGCGCTTTTGCTCGATAAAGTTTATGTTGCTAATGTCTTAG GTTATGTGtcatataactttgtcattgGAGCCTACTCGTACTGGGGACCAAAGGCTGGTTATGACATTTATCATATG AATAAGCCAGATTTGTGGTTCGGAGCTATTACAATTGTTTGTGGAATTCTGGGGACGTTAGCTGGAGGGCTCATCCTTGATGCAGTGACTGCCACAATTTATAACGCTTTTAAG CTTCTCTCTGTTGCAACATTTCTAGGCGCAATATTTTGCTTCAGTGCCTTCTGTGTAAGGAACTTGTATGGTTTTGTAGTTCTCTTCGCATTGGGGGAGCTCCTTGTGTTTGCAACCCAG CAGGCTCCAGTTAATTATGTGTCTCTGCGGTGTGTGACACCAAGTCTTAGGCCAATGGCTATGGCTGTCTCAACTGTTTCAATCCACATCTTTGGTGATGTTCCTTCCTCGCCTCTTGCTGGAATACTCCAG GACCATGTTAAAAATTGGAGGATAACAACTCTTGCTGTGACATCTGTTCTGTTTCTTGCGTCTGGAATATGGTTCCTAG CAACAAGGGTAGTTCTGACGAAGATGGTAAGGAAGAAGTCTCCACGGTTGAGACAGTCAAAAAACCACTTGAAGAGAACAGAACTGAGGGAGCAAAAGACCCTGTTGAAGCATAAATTGACTATAGTGAATGCTTGCAAGTTGCTTGTTTCATCTATAAG GGTATATGGAGTGAAACGACTAATTTTTTCCCAGTTGAATGAGCTAGAATTCATGTCCTAG
- the LOC103446174 gene encoding probable sphingolipid transporter spinster homolog 2 isoform X6, with protein MAESQQREKQQEQHHHQPPPPTPTPPSDPPNPVMSESPISDSPRYPSWFTPKRLLVMFCVINLINYVDRGAIASNGVNGSIGICDPSGICTAGTGIQGDFKLSNFEDGSLSSAFMVGLLVASPIFASLAKSHNPFRLIGVGLSIWTFATAGCGGSINFWTIAICRMLVGVGEASFISLAAPFIDDHAPATQKTAWLAMFYMCIPTGIALGYVYGGFVGSSFSWRYAFWGEALSMLPFCVLAFVMKPLELKGLAPADTRKTLEPIEATSPLIEDAFVRTGTAGGSKMVNVMTMNDSDVTEKASWPSPAKKSLSQLSRFSRDMKALLLDKVYVANVLGYVSYNFVIGAYSYWGPKAGYDIYHMNKPDLWFGAITIVCGILGTLAGGLILDAVTATIYNAFKLLSVATFLGAIFCFSAFCVRNLYGFVVLFALGELLVFATQQAPVNYVSLRCVTPSLRPMAMAVSTVSIHIFGDVPSSPLAGILQDHVKNWRITTLAVTSVLFLASGIWFLGIFVSNKGSSDEDGKEEVSTVETVKKPLEENRTEGAKDPVEA; from the exons ATGGCGGAATCACAACAACGAGAGAAGCAACAGGAGCAGCACCACCATCAACCGCCTCCTCCAACCCCTACTCCGCCGTCCGATCCTCCCAACCCAGTTATGTCGGAGAGCCCCATCTCAGACTCACCTCGATATCCATCATGGTTCACCCCCAAAAG GTTGCTCGTGATGTTCTGTGTGATTAACTTGATTAATTATGTCGATCGAGGAGCAATAGCCAGCAATGGTGTCAACGGTAGCATTGGGATTTGTGATCCTAGCGGCATTTGCACCGCGGGTACCGGAATTCA GGGAGATTTTAAATTGAGCAATTTTGAAGACGGCTCTCTGTCATCTGCATTTATGGTTGGGCTTCTTGTGGCCTCACCCATCTTTGCATCGTTGGCAAAGAG TCACAATCCCTTTAGGCTGATTGGAGTTGGATTATCTATTTGGACATTTGCCACAGCCGGGTGTGGTGGTTCAATTAACTTTTGGACCATTGCAATATGTCGCAT GCTGGTTGGAGTTGGTGAGGCATCTTTCATTAGTCTTGCAGCACCATTCATCGATGACCATGCTCCTGCAACTCAG AAAACAGCATGGCTTGCTATGTTTTACATGTGTATACCAACTGGAATTGCCTTGGGCTATGTATACGGCGGATTT GTGGGATCCAGTTTCAGTTGGCGTTATGCATTCTGGGGAGAGGCATTAAGTATGCTTCCATTTTGTGTATTGGCTTTTGTGATGAAACCATTGGAGTTGAAAG GTCTTGCTCCTGCTGACACAAGAAAAACTTTGGAACCTATTGAAGCAACTAGTCCTTTAATTGAAG ATGCGTTTGTAAGGACAGGAACTGCGGGTGGATCTAAGATGGTCAACGTAATGACTATGAATG ATTCAGATGTCACAGAAAAAGCTTCTTG GCCAAGCCCTGCTAAAAAGTCTTTGAGCCAACTCTCAAGATTCTCAAGAGATATGAAAGCGCTTTTGCTCGATAAAGTTTATGTTGCTAATGTCTTAG GTTATGTGtcatataactttgtcattgGAGCCTACTCGTACTGGGGACCAAAGGCTGGTTATGACATTTATCATATG AATAAGCCAGATTTGTGGTTCGGAGCTATTACAATTGTTTGTGGAATTCTGGGGACGTTAGCTGGAGGGCTCATCCTTGATGCAGTGACTGCCACAATTTATAACGCTTTTAAG CTTCTCTCTGTTGCAACATTTCTAGGCGCAATATTTTGCTTCAGTGCCTTCTGTGTAAGGAACTTGTATGGTTTTGTAGTTCTCTTCGCATTGGGGGAGCTCCTTGTGTTTGCAACCCAG CAGGCTCCAGTTAATTATGTGTCTCTGCGGTGTGTGACACCAAGTCTTAGGCCAATGGCTATGGCTGTCTCAACTGTTTCAATCCACATCTTTGGTGATGTTCCTTCCTCGCCTCTTGCTGGAATACTCCAG GACCATGTTAAAAATTGGAGGATAACAACTCTTGCTGTGACATCTGTTCTGTTTCTTGCGTCTGGAATATGGTTCCTAG GGATCTTCGTTAGCAACAAGGGTAGTTCTGACGAAGATGGTAAGGAAGAAGTCTCCACGGTTGAGACAGTCAAAAAACCACTTGAAGAGAACAGAACTGAGGGAGCAAAAGACCCTGTTGAAGCATAA
- the LOC103446174 gene encoding probable sphingolipid transporter spinster homolog 2 isoform X7, giving the protein MAESQQREKQQEQHHHQPPPPTPTPPSDPPNPVMSESPISDSPRYPSWFTPKRLLVMFCVINLINYVDRGAIASNGVNGSIGICDPSGICTAGTGIQGDFKLSNFEDGSLSSAFMVGLLVASPIFASLAKSHNPFRLIGVGLSIWTFATAGCGGSINFWTIAICRMLVGVGEASFISLAAPFIDDHAPATQKTAWLAMFYMCIPTGIALGYVYGGFVGSSFSWRYAFWGEALSMLPFCVLAFVMKPLELKGLAPADTRKTLEPIEATSPLIEDAFVRTGTAGGSKMVNVMTMNDSDVTEKASWPSPAKKSLSQLSRFSRDMKALLLDKVYVANVLGYVSYNFVIGAYSYWGPKAGYDIYHMNKPDLWFGAITIVCGILGTLAGGLILDAVTATIYNAFKLLSVATFLGAIFCFSAFCVRNLYGFVVLFALGELLVFATQAPVNYVSLRCVTPSLRPMAMAVSTVSIHIFGDVPSSPLAGILQDHVKNWRITTLAVTSVLFLASGIWFLGIFVSNKGSSDEDGKEEVSTVETVKKPLEENRTEGAKDPVEA; this is encoded by the exons ATGGCGGAATCACAACAACGAGAGAAGCAACAGGAGCAGCACCACCATCAACCGCCTCCTCCAACCCCTACTCCGCCGTCCGATCCTCCCAACCCAGTTATGTCGGAGAGCCCCATCTCAGACTCACCTCGATATCCATCATGGTTCACCCCCAAAAG GTTGCTCGTGATGTTCTGTGTGATTAACTTGATTAATTATGTCGATCGAGGAGCAATAGCCAGCAATGGTGTCAACGGTAGCATTGGGATTTGTGATCCTAGCGGCATTTGCACCGCGGGTACCGGAATTCA GGGAGATTTTAAATTGAGCAATTTTGAAGACGGCTCTCTGTCATCTGCATTTATGGTTGGGCTTCTTGTGGCCTCACCCATCTTTGCATCGTTGGCAAAGAG TCACAATCCCTTTAGGCTGATTGGAGTTGGATTATCTATTTGGACATTTGCCACAGCCGGGTGTGGTGGTTCAATTAACTTTTGGACCATTGCAATATGTCGCAT GCTGGTTGGAGTTGGTGAGGCATCTTTCATTAGTCTTGCAGCACCATTCATCGATGACCATGCTCCTGCAACTCAG AAAACAGCATGGCTTGCTATGTTTTACATGTGTATACCAACTGGAATTGCCTTGGGCTATGTATACGGCGGATTT GTGGGATCCAGTTTCAGTTGGCGTTATGCATTCTGGGGAGAGGCATTAAGTATGCTTCCATTTTGTGTATTGGCTTTTGTGATGAAACCATTGGAGTTGAAAG GTCTTGCTCCTGCTGACACAAGAAAAACTTTGGAACCTATTGAAGCAACTAGTCCTTTAATTGAAG ATGCGTTTGTAAGGACAGGAACTGCGGGTGGATCTAAGATGGTCAACGTAATGACTATGAATG ATTCAGATGTCACAGAAAAAGCTTCTTG GCCAAGCCCTGCTAAAAAGTCTTTGAGCCAACTCTCAAGATTCTCAAGAGATATGAAAGCGCTTTTGCTCGATAAAGTTTATGTTGCTAATGTCTTAG GTTATGTGtcatataactttgtcattgGAGCCTACTCGTACTGGGGACCAAAGGCTGGTTATGACATTTATCATATG AATAAGCCAGATTTGTGGTTCGGAGCTATTACAATTGTTTGTGGAATTCTGGGGACGTTAGCTGGAGGGCTCATCCTTGATGCAGTGACTGCCACAATTTATAACGCTTTTAAG CTTCTCTCTGTTGCAACATTTCTAGGCGCAATATTTTGCTTCAGTGCCTTCTGTGTAAGGAACTTGTATGGTTTTGTAGTTCTCTTCGCATTGGGGGAGCTCCTTGTGTTTGCAACCCAG GCTCCAGTTAATTATGTGTCTCTGCGGTGTGTGACACCAAGTCTTAGGCCAATGGCTATGGCTGTCTCAACTGTTTCAATCCACATCTTTGGTGATGTTCCTTCCTCGCCTCTTGCTGGAATACTCCAG GACCATGTTAAAAATTGGAGGATAACAACTCTTGCTGTGACATCTGTTCTGTTTCTTGCGTCTGGAATATGGTTCCTAG GGATCTTCGTTAGCAACAAGGGTAGTTCTGACGAAGATGGTAAGGAAGAAGTCTCCACGGTTGAGACAGTCAAAAAACCACTTGAAGAGAACAGAACTGAGGGAGCAAAAGACCCTGTTGAAGCATAA
- the LOC103446174 gene encoding probable sphingolipid transporter spinster homolog 2 isoform X2, protein MAESQQREKQQEQHHHQPPPPTPTPPSDPPNPVMSESPISDSPRYPSWFTPKRLLVMFCVINLINYVDRGAIASNGVNGSIGICDPSGICTAGTGIQGDFKLSNFEDGSLSSAFMVGLLVASPIFASLAKSHNPFRLIGVGLSIWTFATAGCGGSINFWTIAICRMLVGVGEASFISLAAPFIDDHAPATQKTAWLAMFYMCIPTGIALGYVYGGFVGSSFSWRYAFWGEALSMLPFCVLAFVMKPLELKGLAPADTRKTLEPIEATSPLIEDAFVRTGTAGGSKMVNVMTMNDSDVTEKASWPSPAKKSLSQLSRFSRDMKALLLDKVYVANVLGYVSYNFVIGAYSYWGPKAGYDIYHMNKPDLWFGAITIVCGILGTLAGGLILDAVTATIYNAFKLLSVATFLGAIFCFSAFCVRNLYGFVVLFALGELLVFATQAPVNYVSLRCVTPSLRPMAMAVSTVSIHIFGDVPSSPLAGILQDHVKNWRITTLAVTSVLFLASGIWFLATRVVLTKMVRKKSPRLRQSKNHLKRTELREQKTLLKHKLTIVNACKLLVSSIRVYGVKRLIFSQLNELEFMS, encoded by the exons ATGGCGGAATCACAACAACGAGAGAAGCAACAGGAGCAGCACCACCATCAACCGCCTCCTCCAACCCCTACTCCGCCGTCCGATCCTCCCAACCCAGTTATGTCGGAGAGCCCCATCTCAGACTCACCTCGATATCCATCATGGTTCACCCCCAAAAG GTTGCTCGTGATGTTCTGTGTGATTAACTTGATTAATTATGTCGATCGAGGAGCAATAGCCAGCAATGGTGTCAACGGTAGCATTGGGATTTGTGATCCTAGCGGCATTTGCACCGCGGGTACCGGAATTCA GGGAGATTTTAAATTGAGCAATTTTGAAGACGGCTCTCTGTCATCTGCATTTATGGTTGGGCTTCTTGTGGCCTCACCCATCTTTGCATCGTTGGCAAAGAG TCACAATCCCTTTAGGCTGATTGGAGTTGGATTATCTATTTGGACATTTGCCACAGCCGGGTGTGGTGGTTCAATTAACTTTTGGACCATTGCAATATGTCGCAT GCTGGTTGGAGTTGGTGAGGCATCTTTCATTAGTCTTGCAGCACCATTCATCGATGACCATGCTCCTGCAACTCAG AAAACAGCATGGCTTGCTATGTTTTACATGTGTATACCAACTGGAATTGCCTTGGGCTATGTATACGGCGGATTT GTGGGATCCAGTTTCAGTTGGCGTTATGCATTCTGGGGAGAGGCATTAAGTATGCTTCCATTTTGTGTATTGGCTTTTGTGATGAAACCATTGGAGTTGAAAG GTCTTGCTCCTGCTGACACAAGAAAAACTTTGGAACCTATTGAAGCAACTAGTCCTTTAATTGAAG ATGCGTTTGTAAGGACAGGAACTGCGGGTGGATCTAAGATGGTCAACGTAATGACTATGAATG ATTCAGATGTCACAGAAAAAGCTTCTTG GCCAAGCCCTGCTAAAAAGTCTTTGAGCCAACTCTCAAGATTCTCAAGAGATATGAAAGCGCTTTTGCTCGATAAAGTTTATGTTGCTAATGTCTTAG GTTATGTGtcatataactttgtcattgGAGCCTACTCGTACTGGGGACCAAAGGCTGGTTATGACATTTATCATATG AATAAGCCAGATTTGTGGTTCGGAGCTATTACAATTGTTTGTGGAATTCTGGGGACGTTAGCTGGAGGGCTCATCCTTGATGCAGTGACTGCCACAATTTATAACGCTTTTAAG CTTCTCTCTGTTGCAACATTTCTAGGCGCAATATTTTGCTTCAGTGCCTTCTGTGTAAGGAACTTGTATGGTTTTGTAGTTCTCTTCGCATTGGGGGAGCTCCTTGTGTTTGCAACCCAG GCTCCAGTTAATTATGTGTCTCTGCGGTGTGTGACACCAAGTCTTAGGCCAATGGCTATGGCTGTCTCAACTGTTTCAATCCACATCTTTGGTGATGTTCCTTCCTCGCCTCTTGCTGGAATACTCCAG GACCATGTTAAAAATTGGAGGATAACAACTCTTGCTGTGACATCTGTTCTGTTTCTTGCGTCTGGAATATGGTTCCTAG CAACAAGGGTAGTTCTGACGAAGATGGTAAGGAAGAAGTCTCCACGGTTGAGACAGTCAAAAAACCACTTGAAGAGAACAGAACTGAGGGAGCAAAAGACCCTGTTGAAGCATAAATTGACTATAGTGAATGCTTGCAAGTTGCTTGTTTCATCTATAAG GGTATATGGAGTGAAACGACTAATTTTTTCCCAGTTGAATGAGCTAGAATTCATGTCCTAG